The proteins below are encoded in one region of Lonchura striata isolate bLonStr1 chromosome 1, bLonStr1.mat, whole genome shotgun sequence:
- the BLOC1S5 gene encoding biogenesis of lysosome-related organelles complex 1 subunit 5 has translation MSGAGPASPARGADRRRDPPAAGSPIQPIIKDVGEVYSRLLDHRPVIQGEIRYFVKEFEEKRGLRELRVLENLKNTIFETNERVLPKCEQAMQDNLSETFKRLQAANAMIHRLQERECETRKLQADKVMAREEKCIAHWEEFMKEQQNKRAEVDEEHRKAMERLKEQYSEMEKELAKYASF, from the exons atgagcggggccgggcccgcgtCCCCCGCCCGCGGCGCCGACAGGAGGCGGGACCCGCCGGCCGCCGGGTCCCCGATCCAGCCCATCATAAAGG ATGTTGGGGAAGTCTATTCAAGGCTGCTGGATCACCGACCAGTAATTCAGGGAGAAATACGTTACTTTGTTAAAGAATTTGAA GAAAAACGTGGCCTCCGAGAACTACGAGTACTTGAAAATCTCAAAAATACAATCTTTGAAACAAATGAACGTGTTCTTCCGAAGTGTGAGCAGGCAATGCAGGACAATTTGAGTGAAACCTTCAAGAGAT TGCAAGCTGCCAATGCTATGATCCATAGACTCCAAGAGAGGGAGTGTGAAACAAGAAAG CTTCAGGCAGACAAGGTGATGGCTCGTGAGGAGAAGTGCATTGCCCACTGGGAGGAGTTCATGAAAGAACAACAGAACAAACGTGCGGAGGTGGATGAAGAGCACAGAAAAGCAATGGAGCGCCTCAAAGAGCAGTATTCTGAGATGGAGAAGGAACTGGCCAAATACGCTTCTTTTTAA
- the EEF1E1 gene encoding eukaryotic translation elongation factor 1 epsilon-1: MAAAVRGAEELELLERLLGLPGGNKYGVQGERKVPVLQSNSGPGLTGLMTIAAHLVRQARKDQLLGSTAEEKAVVQQWLEYRVTRVNGGSSKEDTRTILKDLNMHLEDKVYLAGNIFTLADILMYYGLHHIMVDLTVQEKEKYLNVSRWFNHIQHYPGVRQHLSDVVFIKNRLYTNAH, encoded by the exons atggcggcggcggtgcggggcgcggaggagctggagctgctggagcggctgctggggctgccggGCGGGAACAAGTACGGCGTCCAGGGGGAGCGGAAG GTTCCTGTTCTCCAAAGCAACAGTGGCCCTGGGCTGACGGGGCTGATGACCATCGCTGCCCACCTGGTCAGGCAGGCTAGGAAAGACCAGCTGCTGGGAAGCACTGCCGAGGAGAaggctgtggtgcagcagtGGCTGGAATACAGGGTGACCCGGGTAAATGGAGGCTCCAGTAAGGAAGATACTAGGACAATTCTGAAG gaTCTTAACATGCACCTTGAAGATAAAGTCTACCTTGCAGGAAACATTTTTACCTTAGCAGACATTTTGATGTATTATGGATTGCATCATATCATG GTGGACCTCACAGtgcaagaaaaggagaaataccTTAATGTGTCACGTTGGTTCAACCACATTCAGCATTACCCAGGTGTCCGACAGCATCTCTCTGATGTCGTCTTTATCAAGAACAGATTGTACACTAATGCTCATTAA